One stretch of Aquimarina sp. Aq107 DNA includes these proteins:
- a CDS encoding RNA polymerase sigma factor: MKEELLTLKKGHNQALEKIYTEYRNAFLQFAKKYDLDHDSLVDIYQEAFIALREHAINGKLDTIKSSIKTYLFSIGKYMIYDQLKKQKKNGFL; this comes from the coding sequence ATGAAGGAAGAACTCTTAACGTTAAAAAAAGGACATAATCAAGCCTTAGAAAAAATATACACAGAGTATCGCAACGCTTTTTTGCAGTTTGCAAAAAAATATGATCTAGATCATGATTCTCTTGTAGATATATATCAAGAAGCTTTTATAGCCTTACGCGAACATGCTATTAATGGTAAACTAGACACTATTAAAAGTTCTATTAAGACCTATTTGTTTAGCATTGGAAAATATATGATCTATGATCAACTCAAAAAACAGAAAAAAAACGGTTTCTTATGA
- a CDS encoding RNA polymerase sigma factor, producing MINSKNRKKTVSYENSVDYKETSDVQEVFEEPQLTPQQELLRQHFKNLGKRCQEMLTLFYYRGLTIDEITESLGYENKNVVKSQKSRCLKSLKESIKTPA from the coding sequence ATGATCAACTCAAAAAACAGAAAAAAAACGGTTTCTTATGAAAATAGCGTAGATTATAAAGAAACATCTGATGTTCAAGAGGTTTTTGAGGAGCCTCAATTAACTCCACAACAAGAATTATTACGGCAACATTTCAAAAATTTAGGAAAACGTTGTCAAGAAATGTTAACCTTATTCTATTATCGGGGACTAACCATTGACGAGATTACTGAAAGCTTAGGCTATGAGAACAAAAATGTAGTAAAAAGCCAGAAATCCCGTTGTTTAAAATCCCTAAAAGAATCAATTAAAACCCCCGCATAA